A genomic segment from Motilibacter aurantiacus encodes:
- a CDS encoding LamG-like jellyroll fold domain-containing protein, translated as MTHKPRLTRPARAGGVVVALATLLSAFLVSPPTASAADELPGLKGDYYRSSGPGIGDFREYRSTQVDPSLSFSTLEGVLQAATGRSDEASVRWTGRIRPSFSEAYTFSMIGDNGFRLWVDGKLVIDHWVDDWDVRQTSQPIALEAGRLYDFKVEYFENYGGSNLHLSWSSPSQPMQPVPASAFFLPAGYEPAYSGDASVSADGARVTLDSVASFVAPLPAGLASSLRVEVDGIAFPITGVALDPADASRLQITLDDRVQRGSLVRVRYTGTGGLATSEKTLPEFSVPAVNGSTYTLDTPWAAEVGPDNALPDYPRPQLTRERWQSLNGTWEFAATNSVATPPTGQTLGERVLVPYPIESKLSGIQRHEDRMFYRRTFTVPAGWDVGSGQRLMLNFGAVDYQATVWVNGTQVATHTGGFDAFSADVTNAVSGTGPQEIIVGVVDTTNADQVLGKQRANPSGIFYTPASGIWQTVWIEPVAAAAIDELDITADLAGSAFTVNANSASASANATVEVVVSAGGKEVARATGAANAAVTVPVADPHLWTPDDPFLYDLQVTLKDGTSTDTVGSYQGMRSIGLKAINGKQRIVLNGKPTFLLSTLDQGYWPDGILTAPTDEALAFDLVQHKEMGFNTVRKHIKTEPARWYYWADRLGLMVWQDMPSTGSGPAGTPPAYRQAYLDQLREVVDEHDSITSVIGWVIMNEGWGEWDRTATGQIADSVKVQDPTRLVNAHSGVNCCNSKGDSGRGDILDWHEYRDNGPAFPAPDANRAAIDGEHGGMGLVIPGHTWPGGSLNNYGPDLQTKADLTRAYVNNERPLIDAASCGLSGSVYTQITDVETELNGLWTYDRREEKVDPAQVRAINEQIIAAGESTGQVVLPPGKPGLVGVGAWPLDEGRGTVTEDVSGGGHDGTLVNGPTWVTGRSGNALQFNGTSQSVDTGAQAVDTTGNYTVSAWAKIDRLGGFATVVSQDGNTNSDFFLQYSGENRRWAFSYPGVRALAQGLGEPQVGRWYHLTGVRDVSAGELRIYVDGTLAGTASVCGGADDPGNLVIGRGKYNGAPVDFFPGAIDAVHVYDRALSDAEIASLAAAEPAVVRIADVSAAFDSLAGSLPASAARDLRGLLTEASADYAAGDLAGMRASAREIQAWLDTAAGSKIGDAARTQLLGLVDQLLPTRTAEQSVRRELGTLARSGQVAASTARDLQALLAGGQLDELRAAVADAKPNKVSAAAKAVLLPLIDEALEE; from the coding sequence TTGACTCACAAGCCCCGTCTCACTCGGCCGGCACGCGCCGGGGGCGTCGTCGTCGCCCTGGCCACGTTGCTCTCGGCCTTCCTCGTCAGTCCCCCGACGGCCAGTGCGGCGGACGAGCTGCCTGGCCTCAAGGGCGACTACTACCGCTCCAGCGGCCCCGGGATCGGCGACTTCCGGGAGTACCGCTCCACCCAGGTCGACCCGAGCCTGAGCTTCTCCACGCTCGAGGGCGTCCTGCAGGCGGCCACCGGCCGCAGCGACGAGGCGTCGGTGCGCTGGACCGGTCGGATCCGGCCGAGCTTCTCCGAGGCCTACACGTTCTCGATGATCGGGGACAACGGCTTCCGCCTCTGGGTGGACGGCAAGCTCGTGATCGACCACTGGGTCGACGACTGGGACGTCCGGCAGACCAGCCAGCCCATCGCGCTCGAGGCCGGCCGCCTCTACGACTTCAAGGTCGAGTACTTCGAGAACTACGGCGGCTCGAACCTGCACCTGTCCTGGTCGAGCCCCTCGCAGCCGATGCAGCCGGTCCCCGCGAGCGCGTTCTTCCTGCCCGCCGGCTACGAGCCCGCGTACTCCGGCGACGCCTCGGTCTCGGCCGACGGCGCCCGCGTGACGCTCGACAGCGTCGCGTCGTTCGTCGCCCCGCTGCCGGCAGGCCTCGCCTCGAGCCTCCGGGTCGAGGTCGACGGCATCGCCTTCCCGATCACCGGCGTGGCGCTCGATCCCGCCGACGCCTCCCGCCTGCAGATCACCCTGGACGACAGGGTGCAGCGCGGTTCGCTCGTCCGCGTCCGCTACACGGGCACCGGCGGCCTCGCGACCAGCGAGAAGACGCTGCCGGAGTTCTCCGTCCCCGCGGTCAACGGCTCCACCTACACGCTCGACACCCCCTGGGCGGCGGAGGTCGGCCCGGACAACGCGCTGCCGGACTACCCGCGTCCCCAGCTGACCCGTGAGCGGTGGCAGAGCCTCAACGGCACCTGGGAGTTCGCGGCCACCAACTCGGTCGCGACGCCGCCCACCGGGCAGACGCTCGGCGAGCGGGTCCTGGTGCCGTACCCGATCGAGTCCAAGCTGTCGGGCATCCAGCGCCACGAGGACCGCATGTTCTACCGGCGTACGTTCACCGTGCCGGCGGGCTGGGACGTCGGGAGCGGTCAGCGCCTGATGCTGAACTTCGGCGCGGTGGACTACCAGGCCACGGTCTGGGTCAACGGCACGCAGGTCGCGACCCACACCGGCGGCTTCGACGCGTTCAGCGCGGACGTCACGAACGCGGTCTCCGGAACGGGGCCGCAGGAGATCATCGTCGGCGTCGTCGACACGACCAACGCCGACCAGGTCCTCGGCAAGCAGCGGGCCAACCCGAGCGGCATCTTCTACACGCCGGCCTCGGGCATCTGGCAGACGGTCTGGATCGAGCCGGTCGCCGCGGCGGCCATCGACGAGCTGGACATCACGGCCGACCTCGCCGGCTCGGCCTTCACGGTCAACGCGAACTCCGCTTCCGCCTCGGCGAACGCCACCGTCGAGGTCGTCGTGTCCGCCGGCGGCAAGGAGGTCGCCCGCGCGACGGGCGCGGCCAACGCCGCGGTCACGGTGCCCGTCGCCGACCCGCACCTCTGGACGCCGGACGACCCGTTCCTCTACGACCTGCAGGTCACCCTGAAGGACGGCACCTCCACCGACACGGTCGGCAGCTACCAGGGCATGCGCTCGATCGGGCTCAAGGCCATCAACGGCAAGCAGCGCATCGTCCTCAACGGCAAGCCGACGTTCCTGCTCTCGACGCTGGACCAGGGCTACTGGCCCGACGGCATCCTGACCGCGCCGACCGACGAGGCGCTCGCCTTCGACCTGGTGCAGCACAAGGAGATGGGCTTCAACACGGTCCGCAAGCACATCAAGACCGAGCCCGCTCGCTGGTACTACTGGGCCGACCGGCTCGGCCTCATGGTCTGGCAGGACATGCCGTCCACCGGCTCCGGTCCCGCCGGTACCCCGCCCGCGTACCGGCAGGCGTACCTCGACCAGCTGCGCGAGGTCGTCGACGAGCACGACAGCATCACCTCGGTCATCGGCTGGGTCATCATGAACGAGGGCTGGGGCGAGTGGGACCGCACCGCGACCGGGCAGATCGCCGACTCGGTCAAGGTCCAGGACCCGACGCGACTGGTGAACGCCCATTCGGGCGTCAACTGCTGCAACTCCAAGGGCGACTCGGGCCGGGGCGACATCCTCGACTGGCACGAGTACCGCGACAACGGCCCCGCCTTCCCGGCACCGGACGCGAACCGCGCCGCCATCGACGGCGAGCACGGGGGCATGGGCCTCGTCATCCCGGGCCACACCTGGCCGGGCGGGTCGCTGAACAACTACGGCCCGGACCTGCAGACGAAGGCGGACCTCACCCGGGCGTACGTCAACAACGAGCGCCCGCTCATCGACGCCGCGAGCTGCGGCCTCTCCGGCTCGGTCTACACCCAGATCACCGACGTCGAGACGGAGCTCAACGGGCTCTGGACGTACGACCGGCGTGAGGAGAAGGTCGACCCGGCGCAGGTCCGCGCGATCAACGAGCAGATCATCGCCGCGGGCGAGAGCACCGGCCAGGTCGTGCTGCCGCCGGGCAAGCCCGGGCTGGTGGGTGTCGGGGCCTGGCCGCTGGACGAGGGCCGCGGCACCGTCACCGAGGACGTCAGCGGCGGCGGGCACGACGGCACGCTGGTCAACGGCCCGACGTGGGTGACCGGCAGGTCCGGGAACGCGCTCCAGTTCAACGGGACGAGCCAGTCCGTCGACACGGGCGCGCAGGCGGTCGACACGACCGGCAACTACACGGTGTCGGCGTGGGCGAAGATCGACCGCCTGGGCGGCTTCGCCACGGTGGTCAGCCAGGACGGCAACACCAACAGCGACTTCTTCCTGCAGTACTCGGGGGAGAACCGGCGCTGGGCCTTCAGCTACCCGGGGGTCCGCGCCCTGGCGCAGGGCCTCGGCGAGCCGCAGGTCGGCCGTTGGTACCACCTCACCGGCGTCCGGGACGTGAGCGCCGGGGAGCTGCGGATCTACGTCGACGGCACCCTGGCCGGCACGGCGTCGGTCTGCGGCGGTGCCGACGACCCGGGCAACCTGGTGATCGGCCGGGGCAAGTACAACGGCGCCCCCGTCGACTTCTTCCCCGGTGCCATCGACGCGGTCCACGTGTACGACCGGGCCCTCTCCGACGCGGAGATCGCCTCGCTCGCCGCGGCCGAGCCGGCCGTCGTCCGCATCGCCGACGTGAGCGCCGCGTTCGACTCCCTGGCCGGCAGCCTGCCGGCGAGCGCGGCCCGCGACCTGCGCGGCCTGCTCACCGAGGCGTCGGCGGACTACGCTGCCGGCGACCTCGCCGGCATGCGGGCCTCGGCCCGGGAGATCCAGGCCTGGCTGGACACCGCGGCGGGCAGCAAGATCGGCGACGCGGCGCGCACGCAGCTGCTCGGGCTGGTCGACCAGCTGCTGCCGACGCGTACGGCCGAGCAGTCCGTCCGCCGCGAGCTGGGCACCCTGGCCCGCAGCGGGCAGGTCGCGGCCAGCACCGCGCGCGACCTGCAGGCCCTGCTCGCCGGCGGACAGCTGGACGAGCTGCGGGCGGCGGTCGCCGACGCCAAGCCGAACAAGGTCAGCGCGGCCGCGAAGGCGGTCCTGCTGCCCCTGATCGACGAGGCGCTGGAGGAATAG
- a CDS encoding FhaA domain-containing protein, which translates to MGVLQRFERRIETFVNGAFARAFKSEVQPVEIAAALQRETDDKAQIVSRTHTMTPNEFVVELSRRDSDRLSPYSEPLGAELADMVREHAEAQRYTPVGPIRVSFEQHDDLDTGMFRVRSTVRPATPGAARPAARPAPAPQASPSPRLAPAHPAYPPPAARPAAPTPYLQVGEERHLLDRPVTVLGRGSDVDVRIEDPGVSRRHAQIQVAGGRARLVDLGSTNGTLVHGQRVRDLDLQDGDEMVLGRTTVVFRVGPPPAGRQGYDDRGYDDRGYDDRGYDDVIPGLR; encoded by the coding sequence GTGGGCGTACTGCAGCGGTTCGAGCGCCGTATCGAGACCTTCGTCAACGGCGCGTTCGCACGCGCGTTCAAGAGCGAGGTGCAGCCGGTCGAGATCGCCGCTGCGCTGCAGCGTGAGACCGACGACAAGGCGCAGATCGTGTCGCGCACGCACACCATGACGCCGAACGAGTTCGTCGTGGAGCTGAGCAGGCGCGACAGCGACCGGCTCTCGCCGTACTCCGAGCCGCTCGGCGCCGAGCTGGCCGACATGGTCCGCGAGCACGCCGAGGCCCAGCGCTACACGCCGGTCGGCCCGATCCGGGTCTCCTTCGAGCAGCACGACGACCTCGACACCGGCATGTTCCGGGTGCGCAGCACCGTCCGCCCGGCCACGCCCGGCGCCGCCCGGCCGGCGGCACGGCCCGCTCCCGCCCCGCAGGCGTCCCCGTCGCCCCGCCTCGCTCCGGCCCATCCGGCGTACCCACCGCCGGCGGCGCGGCCCGCCGCGCCCACCCCGTACCTGCAGGTCGGCGAGGAGCGGCACCTGCTCGACCGCCCCGTGACCGTCCTCGGCCGCGGCTCCGACGTGGACGTACGCATCGAGGACCCCGGGGTCTCGCGCCGGCACGCGCAGATCCAGGTGGCGGGCGGACGCGCCCGGCTCGTCGACCTCGGCTCCACCAACGGCACGCTCGTGCACGGCCAGCGTGTCCGCGACCTCGACCTGCAGGACGGCGACGAGATGGTGCTCGGGCGGACGACGGTCGTCTTCCGGGTCGGCCCGCCGCCGGCGGGCCGGCAGGGCTACGACGACCGGGGCTATGACGACCGGGGCTACGACGACCGGGGCTACGACGACGTCATCCCTGGGCTCCGGTGA
- a CDS encoding FHA domain-containing protein FhaB/FipA, with the protein MSGLTLGVIKLGFLAVLWVFVLTTVTVMRSDLFGTRLGQRLPRGAKGSAKGAARVAAATPKRASRPRRGEPGTLVVTQGALAGTTVQLGGTPVTVGRASDNTIVLEDDYASGHHARFFGQDGQWYVEDLGSTNGTYVEREKVNGPTAVRIGTPVRVGRTVLELRK; encoded by the coding sequence CTGTCGGGACTGACCCTCGGGGTCATCAAGCTGGGCTTTCTCGCGGTGCTGTGGGTGTTCGTGCTCACGACGGTCACCGTGATGCGCTCCGACCTGTTCGGCACGCGGCTCGGCCAGCGCCTGCCCCGCGGGGCCAAGGGGTCGGCCAAGGGCGCCGCGCGGGTGGCCGCAGCCACGCCGAAGCGGGCGTCGCGCCCCCGCCGCGGCGAGCCGGGCACGCTCGTGGTCACGCAGGGGGCGCTCGCCGGCACCACGGTGCAGCTGGGCGGCACCCCGGTGACGGTCGGCCGCGCGTCCGACAACACGATCGTGCTCGAGGACGACTACGCCTCCGGCCACCACGCGCGCTTCTTCGGCCAGGACGGCCAGTGGTACGTCGAGGACCTCGGCTCGACCAACGGCACCTACGTCGAGCGCGAGAAGGTCAACGGGCCGACCGCCGTCCGCATCGGCACGCCGGTCCGCGTCGGCCGCACCGTCCTCGAGCTGCGGAAGTAG
- a CDS encoding Stp1/IreP family PP2C-type Ser/Thr phosphatase, which yields MATALRFAARSNVGLLRQGNEDSGYAGPRLLVVADGMGGHVAGEVASSVAVATMASLDEDSPGPDLLGRLRAAVEGANEQLRLMVGGDPHLEGMGTTLTAVLRSGSRLGIVHVGDSRAYLLRDGRLEQITHDHTFVQTLVDEGRITREEADHHPQRSLITRALDGRGDVEPDLSVREARPGDRYLLCSDGLSSVVSEDTIRDTLAGLPDPERACDALVDYALRGGGPDNITVVLADVVDTGASPSQVPHVVGAVADGRGDHPALPVQQRPASAAQRAAALSARPTPAEDDVDDGPAPEPRAPRWPLITLLVLIVLAAVGAATGGWVWSQQQYYVGADGANVAIYRGLPQELAGINLSSVERREDVVLTALSPYSRQQVEAGISADDLADAERTIDQLRQEAAECSAVLAPATCRATDPFSELPVPDPTPARSASPASTPQATPTPGRTTRTTPSAARAVAGPEAGR from the coding sequence ATGGCCACCGCACTGCGTTTCGCCGCCCGCTCCAACGTGGGCCTGCTCCGGCAGGGCAACGAGGACTCCGGCTACGCCGGCCCCCGGCTGCTCGTCGTCGCGGACGGCATGGGAGGGCACGTCGCCGGCGAGGTGGCCAGCTCGGTCGCCGTCGCGACGATGGCATCGCTGGACGAGGACTCCCCGGGCCCGGACCTGCTCGGGCGGCTGCGCGCGGCGGTCGAGGGAGCGAACGAGCAGCTCCGGCTGATGGTCGGCGGCGACCCCCACCTGGAGGGGATGGGGACGACGCTCACCGCCGTGCTGCGCAGCGGCTCCCGGCTGGGCATCGTGCACGTCGGGGACTCGCGGGCGTACCTCCTGCGCGACGGCCGGCTCGAGCAGATCACGCACGACCACACGTTCGTGCAGACGCTCGTCGACGAGGGGCGCATCACCCGCGAGGAGGCCGACCACCACCCGCAGCGGTCCCTGATCACCCGCGCGCTGGACGGCCGGGGCGACGTCGAGCCGGACCTGTCGGTGCGCGAGGCCCGGCCGGGCGACCGCTACCTGCTCTGCAGCGACGGGCTCTCCTCGGTCGTCAGCGAGGACACCATCCGGGACACGCTGGCCGGCCTGCCGGACCCCGAGCGCGCCTGCGACGCACTGGTCGACTACGCGTTGCGCGGCGGCGGCCCGGACAACATCACCGTGGTGCTGGCCGACGTCGTCGACACCGGCGCCTCCCCGTCGCAGGTGCCGCACGTCGTGGGCGCGGTGGCCGACGGCCGGGGCGACCACCCAGCGCTTCCCGTGCAGCAGCGGCCCGCCTCGGCCGCCCAGCGCGCCGCGGCGCTCTCCGCGCGGCCGACCCCGGCGGAGGACGACGTCGACGACGGCCCGGCCCCCGAGCCGCGGGCGCCGCGCTGGCCGCTGATCACCCTGCTCGTCCTCATCGTGCTCGCGGCCGTCGGGGCCGCGACCGGCGGGTGGGTCTGGTCGCAGCAGCAGTACTACGTCGGCGCCGACGGGGCCAACGTCGCGATCTACCGCGGCCTGCCCCAGGAGCTGGCCGGGATCAACCTGTCCTCGGTCGAGCGTCGGGAGGACGTGGTCCTCACCGCCCTGTCGCCGTACAGCCGCCAGCAGGTCGAGGCGGGGATCTCCGCCGACGACCTCGCCGACGCCGAGCGCACGATCGACCAGCTGCGCCAGGAGGCGGCCGAGTGCTCGGCGGTCCTCGCCCCGGCCACCTGCCGCGCCACCGACCCGTTCAGCGAGCTGCCGGTTCCCGACCCCACACCGGCCCGGTCCGCGTCGCCCGCCTCCACCCCGCAGGCCACTCCCACCCCCGGGCGCACCACGCGCACCACGCCGAGCGCGGCCAGGGCCGTGGCCGGCCCGGAGGCCGGACGGTGA
- a CDS encoding FtsW/RodA/SpoVE family cell cycle protein, with translation MSATTLTPQATPSRRGAELLLLVLGGVVFMGAYAAVGLSMYGELPANLSTYGAFLAVLLLGAHLVVRRFAPYADPVLLPAVGMLNGLGLALIHRLDLADVDRTEQARGALPSGDALSQLTWMAVGVVLFALVLIFVRDHRVLQRYTYTAMVVGIGLLLLPLVPGLGVEIRGARIWIRALGFSFQPGELAKLVLMVFFAGYLVVKRDVLALASRRVLGIDLPRGRDLGPLIVVFGASLAILVFEKDLGTSVLFFGSFVMLLYVATQRRSWLLLGALLVLVGGWAAYEAFGHVQIRVNTWLHPFDYEDSGYQLQQAMFGLAAGGILGTGLGQGRPDLVPVAKSDFIVAALGEELGLTGLMAVLLLYGIVVERGLRTAIASRDAFGKLLAAGLSFILAIQVFVVVGGVTRLIPLTGLTTPFLSYGGSSLVVNWAIIALLLRMSDAARRPAPPPSRATPTAAQAVARP, from the coding sequence GTGAGCGCGACCACCCTGACCCCCCAGGCGACCCCCAGCCGGCGCGGCGCAGAGCTGCTGCTGCTCGTCCTCGGCGGGGTCGTGTTCATGGGCGCCTACGCAGCGGTCGGGCTGTCGATGTACGGCGAGCTGCCCGCCAACCTCTCGACGTACGGCGCCTTCCTGGCCGTGCTGCTGCTGGGGGCTCACCTGGTCGTGCGGCGGTTCGCGCCGTACGCCGACCCCGTCCTGCTGCCGGCCGTCGGCATGCTCAACGGGCTGGGCCTTGCGCTCATCCACCGGCTGGACCTCGCCGACGTCGACCGCACCGAGCAGGCGCGCGGCGCGCTGCCCTCCGGGGACGCCCTCTCCCAGCTCACCTGGATGGCCGTCGGCGTCGTGCTCTTCGCCCTCGTGCTGATCTTCGTGCGCGACCACCGGGTGCTGCAGCGCTACACCTACACGGCCATGGTCGTCGGCATCGGCCTGCTGTTGCTGCCGCTCGTGCCGGGGCTGGGAGTCGAGATCCGCGGTGCACGCATCTGGATTCGCGCACTCGGCTTCTCCTTCCAGCCGGGCGAGCTGGCCAAGCTCGTGCTGATGGTCTTCTTCGCCGGCTACCTCGTGGTCAAGCGCGACGTGCTCGCGCTCGCCAGCCGGCGCGTCCTCGGCATCGACCTCCCGCGGGGCCGCGACCTGGGCCCGCTGATCGTCGTCTTCGGCGCGAGCCTCGCCATCCTGGTCTTCGAGAAGGACCTCGGCACCTCGGTGCTGTTCTTCGGCTCCTTCGTCATGCTGCTGTACGTCGCCACCCAGCGCCGTTCCTGGCTGCTGCTCGGCGCGCTCCTCGTGCTGGTCGGCGGATGGGCGGCGTACGAGGCGTTCGGCCACGTGCAGATCCGGGTCAACACCTGGCTGCACCCCTTCGACTACGAGGACTCCGGCTACCAGCTGCAGCAGGCGATGTTCGGCCTCGCCGCCGGCGGCATCCTCGGCACGGGGCTGGGCCAGGGCCGCCCCGACCTCGTCCCGGTGGCCAAGAGCGACTTCATCGTCGCGGCCCTGGGCGAGGAGCTCGGCCTCACCGGGCTGATGGCCGTGCTGCTGCTCTACGGCATCGTCGTGGAGCGCGGGCTCCGGACCGCGATCGCCTCGCGCGACGCCTTCGGCAAGCTGCTCGCCGCCGGCCTCTCCTTCATCCTGGCCATCCAGGTGTTCGTCGTCGTGGGCGGCGTGACGCGGCTGATCCCGCTCACCGGCCTCACGACCCCCTTCCTGTCCTACGGAGGCTCGTCGCTGGTGGTGAACTGGGCGATCATCGCGCTGCTGCTACGGATGAGCGACGCCGCGCGCCGCCCCGCCCCGCCGCCCAGCCGGGCCACTCCGACCGCAGCCCAGGCGGTGGCCCGCCCGTGA
- a CDS encoding peptidoglycan D,D-transpeptidase FtsI family protein, giving the protein MNRPLRRMSAALMVLFALLLLNANWLQTVQAGSLNQRPGNARVLLQQYSNERGPILVAGDSIARSVETKGEFKYLREYPDKALYAQLTGYFSLFDKTGLERSENSVLAGTDDRLFIRRAIDLLTGKDRQGGAVQLTVDPAAQRAATKGLRDVGGKGAVVALDPRTGAILAMQSAPSYDPNPLAAHSSRAVQEAYDTLNEDPDKPLRNRAAAEIYPPGSTFKLVTAAAALSSGRYTADGVVPGQAVLDLPQTTADLRNENRRACADGTPTLTEALRYSCNTSFGAIGLDLGDDALREQAGKFGFGRDDIEVGIPSATSRFPAELNAPQTAQSAIGQYDVAATPLQMAMVAAAIANGGKVMQPYLVDRLLAPDLSQLDRAEPEELDTAVTPQVATALTSMMVDVVENGTGRNAQIDGVSVAGKTGTAQVGEGRDPHAWFVSFAPAEDPEVAVAVLVENGAGNTEISGGQLAAPIARSVMQAVLGSAS; this is encoded by the coding sequence GTGAACCGCCCGCTCCGCCGCATGTCCGCGGCGCTCATGGTCCTCTTCGCGCTGCTGCTGCTCAACGCCAACTGGCTGCAGACGGTGCAGGCCGGGTCGCTCAACCAGCGGCCCGGCAACGCCCGCGTCCTGCTTCAGCAGTACAGCAACGAGCGCGGCCCGATCCTCGTCGCCGGCGACTCCATCGCGCGCAGCGTCGAGACCAAGGGCGAGTTCAAGTACCTGCGCGAGTACCCCGACAAGGCGCTCTACGCGCAGCTGACCGGCTACTTCTCCCTCTTCGACAAGACCGGCCTGGAGCGCAGCGAGAACAGCGTCCTGGCCGGCACCGACGACCGGCTCTTCATCCGGCGCGCCATCGACCTGCTCACCGGCAAGGACCGGCAGGGCGGGGCGGTGCAGCTGACGGTCGACCCGGCCGCACAGCGCGCCGCGACGAAGGGTCTGCGGGACGTCGGTGGGAAGGGTGCGGTGGTGGCCCTCGACCCGCGCACCGGCGCGATCCTCGCGATGCAGAGCGCGCCGTCGTACGACCCGAACCCGCTCGCGGCGCACAGCAGCAGGGCGGTGCAGGAGGCGTACGACACGCTGAACGAGGACCCGGACAAGCCGCTGCGCAACCGCGCGGCCGCGGAGATCTATCCGCCAGGGTCGACGTTCAAGCTGGTGACGGCCGCGGCCGCGCTCTCCTCGGGCCGCTACACCGCGGACGGGGTCGTCCCCGGCCAGGCGGTCCTCGACCTGCCGCAGACCACCGCGGACCTGCGCAACGAGAACCGCCGCGCGTGCGCCGACGGCACGCCGACGCTGACCGAGGCCCTGCGCTACTCGTGCAACACCTCGTTCGGGGCCATCGGCCTGGACCTGGGGGACGACGCGCTGCGCGAGCAGGCGGGCAAGTTCGGGTTCGGCCGGGACGACATCGAGGTCGGCATCCCGTCGGCCACGAGCCGCTTCCCGGCCGAGCTGAACGCGCCGCAGACCGCGCAGTCGGCCATCGGGCAGTACGACGTCGCGGCGACGCCCCTACAGATGGCGATGGTCGCCGCGGCCATCGCGAACGGTGGAAAGGTCATGCAGCCCTATCTGGTCGACCGCCTGCTGGCACCCGACCTGTCCCAGCTCGACCGGGCCGAGCCCGAGGAGCTCGACACCGCGGTGACGCCGCAGGTGGCCACCGCGCTGACCTCGATGATGGTCGACGTCGTCGAGAACGGCACCGGCCGCAACGCGCAGATCGACGGCGTGAGCGTTGCGGGCAAGACCGGCACCGCGCAGGTCGGCGAGGGGCGCGACCCGCACGCCTGGTTCGTGTCGTTCGCACCGGCCGAGGACCCCGAGGTCGCGGTGGCCGTGCTCGTCGAGAACGGCGCCGGCAACACCGAGATCAGCGGCGGCCAGCTCGCCGCCCCCATCGCACGGTCCGTCATGCAGGCCGTCCTCGGGAGCGCCTCGTGA